One segment of Alnus glutinosa chromosome 2, dhAlnGlut1.1, whole genome shotgun sequence DNA contains the following:
- the LOC133861231 gene encoding 12-oxophytodienoate reductase 1-like isoform X1, giving the protein MGEAPNIPLLTPYKLGNFNLCHRVVLAPLGRLRSYGEVPQPHAILYYSQRTSKGGLLIAEATGISDTAPYPDAPGIWTKEQVEAWKPVVDAVHAKGGIFFCQLCHVGRVSNQDFQPNGQAPISSTDKGLDGAQFTPPRRLRTDEIPQIVNDFRVAARNAIEAGFDGVEIHGAHGYLIDQFLKDEVNDRTDQYGGSLENRCRFALEIVEAVANEIGADKVGIRLSPFADYMESGDSNPKALGLYMAESLNKYGILYCHMVEPRMKTIGEKSKSPDSLVPMRKAFRGTFLVAGGYDKEDGNNAIVKNRADLVVYGRLFLANPDLPKRFELNAPLNKYNRDTFYISDPVVGYTDYPFLEDSTA; this is encoded by the exons AGTAGTTTTGGCACCGTTGGGCCGATTGAGATCTTATGGCGAGGTTCCTCAGCCACATGCTATCTTATATTATTCTCAGCGAACCTCCAAAGGCGGTCTTCTAATAGCTGAAGCGACTGGAATTTCTGACACTGCTCC GTATCCTGATGCACCGGGTATATGGACAAAAGAGCAAGTTGAAGCATGGAAACCCGTCGTTGATGCTGTTCATGCCAAAGGTGGAATATTCTTTTGTCAGCTTTGTCATGTGGGGAGGGTTTCAAATCAAG ATTTTCAGCCAAATGGGCAAGCTCCAATTTCTTCTACTGACAAGGGACTTGATGGTGCACAGTTCACTCCTCCACGGCGGCTAAGGACAGATGAAATTCCTCAAATTGTCAATGATTTTAGAGTTGCCGCAAGGAATGCTATTGAAGCTG GTTTTGATGGAGTTGAGATCCATGGGGCTCATGGTTACCTAATTGATCAGTTTCTGAAAGATGAAGTGAATGATCGAACAGACCAATATGGTGGATCCCTAGAGAATCGTTGTCGATTTGCTCTGGAAATAGTGGAAGCTGTTGCTAATGAGATTGGAGCAGACAAAGTTGGAATAAGGCTATCTCCTTTTGCAGACTATATGGAATCTGGAGACTCCAATCCAAAAGCATTGGGGCTTTATATGGCTGAGTCCTTAAACAAATATGGGATTCTTTATTGCCACATGGTTGAGCCAAGGATGAAGACTATTGGAGAAAAAAGTAAATCTCCAGACAGTCTTGTGCCAATGAGAAAGGCTTTTAGGGGTACTTTCCTTGTTGCTGGGGGTTATGACAAGGAAGATGGGAACAATGCCATCGTTAAAAATCGTGCAGATCTTGTTGTTTATGGTCGCCTGTTTTTAGCCAATCCAGATTTGCCCAAGAGATTTGAGCTCAATGCTCCTCTCAACAAGTACAACAGAGACACATTCTACATCTCTGATCCTGTTGTTGGTTACACCGATTATCCATTTCTTGAAGACAGTACTGCATGA
- the LOC133861231 gene encoding 12-oxophytodienoate reductase 1-like isoform X2: MGEAPNIPLLTPYKLGNFNLCHRYPDAPGIWTKEQVEAWKPVVDAVHAKGGIFFCQLCHVGRVSNQDFQPNGQAPISSTDKGLDGAQFTPPRRLRTDEIPQIVNDFRVAARNAIEAGFDGVEIHGAHGYLIDQFLKDEVNDRTDQYGGSLENRCRFALEIVEAVANEIGADKVGIRLSPFADYMESGDSNPKALGLYMAESLNKYGILYCHMVEPRMKTIGEKSKSPDSLVPMRKAFRGTFLVAGGYDKEDGNNAIVKNRADLVVYGRLFLANPDLPKRFELNAPLNKYNRDTFYISDPVVGYTDYPFLEDSTA; encoded by the exons GTATCCTGATGCACCGGGTATATGGACAAAAGAGCAAGTTGAAGCATGGAAACCCGTCGTTGATGCTGTTCATGCCAAAGGTGGAATATTCTTTTGTCAGCTTTGTCATGTGGGGAGGGTTTCAAATCAAG ATTTTCAGCCAAATGGGCAAGCTCCAATTTCTTCTACTGACAAGGGACTTGATGGTGCACAGTTCACTCCTCCACGGCGGCTAAGGACAGATGAAATTCCTCAAATTGTCAATGATTTTAGAGTTGCCGCAAGGAATGCTATTGAAGCTG GTTTTGATGGAGTTGAGATCCATGGGGCTCATGGTTACCTAATTGATCAGTTTCTGAAAGATGAAGTGAATGATCGAACAGACCAATATGGTGGATCCCTAGAGAATCGTTGTCGATTTGCTCTGGAAATAGTGGAAGCTGTTGCTAATGAGATTGGAGCAGACAAAGTTGGAATAAGGCTATCTCCTTTTGCAGACTATATGGAATCTGGAGACTCCAATCCAAAAGCATTGGGGCTTTATATGGCTGAGTCCTTAAACAAATATGGGATTCTTTATTGCCACATGGTTGAGCCAAGGATGAAGACTATTGGAGAAAAAAGTAAATCTCCAGACAGTCTTGTGCCAATGAGAAAGGCTTTTAGGGGTACTTTCCTTGTTGCTGGGGGTTATGACAAGGAAGATGGGAACAATGCCATCGTTAAAAATCGTGCAGATCTTGTTGTTTATGGTCGCCTGTTTTTAGCCAATCCAGATTTGCCCAAGAGATTTGAGCTCAATGCTCCTCTCAACAAGTACAACAGAGACACATTCTACATCTCTGATCCTGTTGTTGGTTACACCGATTATCCATTTCTTGAAGACAGTACTGCATGA